A genomic segment from Hypomesus transpacificus isolate Combined female chromosome 13, fHypTra1, whole genome shotgun sequence encodes:
- the LOC124476015 gene encoding ATP-dependent RNA helicase DHX8-like isoform X1, producing the protein MMEGMEELKRLEYLSLVSKVCTELENHLGISEKDLAEFVINLAEKQPTFDGFKRILVKNGADFSDSLIGNLLRVIQTMQPSANIKPTEPAKPKSKKDKMREMFPGLCKPDNPPPRSLLQIENDEKVAAEAMKELEMFMPSVSGSDSKVEDKRKRSRSRSRGRDGRSHRSWSRSRSRSGDRERDRRRKKKRGSRWSDRTPSPSRDRERERDRDVDRHVEDRWKDKHVDRPPPEEPSVGDIYNGKITSTMQFGCFVQLEGLRKRWEGLVHVSELRKEGRVANVADVVSRGQKVKIKVLSFTGTKTSLSMKDVDQETGEDLNPNRRRNMLPEGGEDTAMRNPDRPSEMNLGHVPEVEDDTVERKRLHKITDHEKWEIKQMIAANVLSKEEFPEFDEETGILPNIDDEEDEELEVELVEEEPPFLRGHTRQSINLSPVKIVKNPDGSLSQAAMMQSALAKERREVKQAQRMAEMDCIPTGLNKHWIDPLPDVEGRQIAANMRGIGMMPVDIPEWKKHAFGGNQASYGKKTELSILEQRAGLPIYKLKEQLVQAVHDNQILIVVGETGSGKTTQITQYLAEAGYTTRGKIGCTQPRRVAAMSVAKRVSEEYGCCLGQEVGYTIRFEDCTSPETVIKYMTHGMLQRECLIDPDMSQYALIMLDEAHERTIHTDVLFGLLKKTVLKRKDMKLIVSSATLDAVKFSQYFFEAPIFTIPGRTYPVEVLYCKEPETDYLDAGLITVMQIHLTEPPGDVLVFLTGQEEIDTACEILYDRMKSLGPEVPELIILPVYSALPSEMQTRIFDPTPAGSRKVIIATNIAETSLTIDGIYYVVDPGFVKQNVYNSKSGIDQLVVTPISQAQAKQRSGRAGRTGPGKCYRLYTERAYRDEMLTSNVPEIQRTDLASTVLSLKAMGINDLLSFDFMDAPPMETLITAMEQLYTLGALDDEGLLTRLGRRMAEFPLEPMLCKMLIMSVHLGCSEEMLTIVSMLSVQNVFYRPKDKQTMADQKKAKFFQPEGDHLTLLAVYNSWKNNKFSNPWCFENFVQARSLRRAQDIRKQMMGIMDRHKLDVVSCGKATVRVQKAICSGYFRNSAKKDPKEGYRTLIDQQVVYLHPASTLFNRQPEWLVYHELVLTTKEYMREVTTIDPRWLVEFSPAFFKVADPTRLSKHKKHERLEPLYNRYEEPNAWRISRAFRKR; encoded by the exons atgatggaggggatggaggaactAAAACGTCTCGAATATCTTTCCCTAGTTTCTAAAGTATGCACAGAATTGGAAAATCATCTGGGAATAAGTGAGAAAGATCTTG CTGAGTTCGTTATCAACCTAGCAGAAAAGCAACCAACATTTGATGGCTTTAAACGGATTTTGGTCAAAAATGGAGCTGACTTCTCT GACTCCCTCATCGGTAATTTGCTTAGAGTTATTCAAACCATGCAGCCATCCGCTAACATCAAAC CCACTGAGCCTGCCAAGCCGAAGAGTAAGAAGGATAAAATGAGGGAAATGTTCCCCGGATTGTGCAAGCCTGACAATCCTCCTCCAAGG AGCCTACTACAGATTGAAAATGATGAAAAAGTAGCAGCTGAAGCCATGAAGGAGTTGGAGATGTTTATGCCCAGTGTCAGCGGAAGTGACTCAAA GGTGGAAGACAAGCGCAAGCGGAGCAGAAGTCGGAGCCGAGGCAGAGATGGCAGAAGTCACCGTTCCTGGTCCCGCTCCCGATCTAGATCTGGAGACCGGGAAAGGGATCGGCGCCGCAAAAAGAAACGTGGGTCCCGCTGGAGTGACCGGACTCCCAGTCCGAGCAGAGAcagggagcgggagagagaccGAGACGTGGACAGACATGTTGAAGACCGCTGGAAGGACAAACATGTCGACCGACCACCTCCGGAGGAGCCTTCTGTGGGGGACATCTACAACGGCAAAATCACCAGCACCATGCAGTTTGGCTGCTTCGTGCAGCTGGAAGGCCTGAG GAAACGCTGGGAAGGACTGGTCCACGTTTCAGAGCTGCGGAAAGAGGGACGCGTAGCTAATGTGGCTGATGTGGTCAGCCGAGGTCAAAAGGTCAAAATTAAAGTGTTGTCCTTCACCGGCACCAAGACCAGCCTCAGTATGAAG GACGTTGACCAGGAAACTGGGGAGGATCTGAATCCcaacaggaggaggaacatgCTGCCTGAAGGCGGGGAGGACACAGCCATGAGGAACCCCGACCGCCCCTCCGAGATGAACCTGGGCCACGTCCCTGAGGTGGAGGACGACACCGTGGAACGCAAGAGGCTCCACAAGATCACAGACCATGAAAAGTGGGAGATCAAACAG ATGATCGCCGCTAACGTTCTCTCAAAAGAAGAGTTCCCCGAGTTCGATGAGGAAACTGGCATCCTGCCCAACATCGATGACGAAGAAG ATGAGGAACTGGAGGTTGAGCTGGTGGAGGAAGAGCCTCCATTCCTGAGAGGACACACCAGACAGAGTATAAACCTGAGCCCGGTCAAGATCGTCAAG AATCCAGACGGTTCATTGTCCCAGGCTGCGATGATGCAGAGTGCTCTGgctaaagagaggagggaggtgaagcaGGCCCAGCGCATGGCTGAGATGGACTGCATCCCCACAGGCCTCAACAAGCACTGGATCGACCCTCTGCCTGATG TTGAGGGGAGACAAATCGCAGCCAACATGAGAGGCATTGGCATGATGCCCGTCGACATCCCAGAGTGGAAGAAACATGCCTTTGGGGGCAACCAGGCTTCGTACGGAAAGAAGACAGAGCTGTCCATCCTGGAGCAGAGAGCCGGCCTGCCCATCTACAAGCTCAAGGAGCAGCTGGTCCAG GCTGTTCACGACAACCAGATCCTGATTGTGGTTGGAGAGACTGGTTCTGGAAAGACCACCCAGATCACTCAGTATCTGGCTGAGGCCGGCTACACAACACGGGGGAAGATCGGCTGCACTCAGCCCCGTCGTGTAGCGGCCATGTCGGTGGCCAAGAGAGTCTCTGAAGAGTATGGTTGCTGTCTGGGCCAGGAG GTGGGGTACACCATTCGATTTGAGGACTGCACCAGCCCCGAGACCGTCATCAAGTACATGACCCACGGCATGCTGCAGAGGGAGTGTCTCATCGACCCAGACATGAGTCAGTACGCTCTCATCATGCTGGACGAGGCCCACGAGAGGACCATCCACACTGACGTGCTCTTCGGCCTGCTGAAGAAG ACGGTGCTGAAGCGCAAAGACATGAAGCTCATCGTGTCCTCCGCCACCCTGGATGCCGTCAAGTTCTCCCAGTACTTCTTTGAGGCTCCCATCTTCACCATCCCTGGCAGAACCTACCCTGTGGAGGTCCTTTACTGCAAGGAGCCTGAGACAGACTACCTGGATGCAGGTCTCATCACCGTCATGCAGATCCACCTGACTGAGCCACCTG GCGATGTCCTGGTGTTCCTGACGGGTCAGGAAGAGATTGACACCGCCTGTGAGATCCTGTACGATAGGATGAAGTCGCTGGGGCCTGAAGTACCAGAGCTGATCATCCTACCTGTCTACTCAGCCCTGCCCAGTGAGATGCAGACCCGAATCTTTGACCCAACACCCGCTGGGAGCAGAAAG GTGATCATTGCCACTAACATTGCCGAGACGTCTCTGACCATTGACGGTATCTACTACGTGGTGGACCCTGGCTTTGTGAAGCAAAATGTGTACAACTCCAAGTCTGGCATTGATCAGCTGGTGGTGACCCCCATCTCACAG gCCCAGGCCAAGCAGAGATCAGGCAGAGCTGGGAGGACCGGTCCGGGGAAATGCTACAGGCTGTACACCGAGAGAGCCTACAGAGACGAGATGCTCACCTCCAACGTGCCTGAGATCCAGAGGACAGACCTGGCCAGCACTGTGCTCTCTCTCAAG GCTATGGGCATCAATGACCTGCTGTCGTTTGACTTCATGGACGCTCCTCCCATGGAGACCCTGATCACAGCCATGGAGCAGCTGTACACTCTGGGAGCTCTGGACGATGAGGGCTTACTCACACGCCTGGGGAGAAGG ATGGCTGAGTTTCCTCTGGAGCCCATGCTGTGTAAGATGCTGATCATGTCCGTCCACCTGGGCTGCAGTGAGGAGATGCTCACCATCGTCTCCATGCTGTCTGTGCAGAACGTCTTCTACAGGCCCAAG GACAAGCAGACCATGGCTGACCAGAAGAAGGCTAAGTTCTTCCAGCCCGAAGGAGACCATCTAACCCTGCTGGCGGTGTATAACTCCTGGAAGAACAACAAGTTCTCCAACCCCTGGTGCTTTGAGAACTTTGTCCAGGCCCGCTCCCTGCGCCGTGCTCAGGACATCCGCAAACAGATGATGGGCATCATGGACAG ACACAAGCTGGACGTAGTGTCTTGTGGGAAAGCTACTGTGCGGGTCCAGAAGGCCATCTGCAGTGGTTACTTCCGGAACTCTGCCAAGAAGGACCCCAAGGAGGGCTACCGTACCCTCATCGACCAGCAGGTGGTGTACCTCCACCCGGCCAGCACCCTGTTCAACCGACAGCCTGAGTG gctGGTGTACCACGAGCTGGTGCTGACCACCAAGGAGTACATGAGGGAGGTGACCACCATCGACCCTCGCTGGCTGGTGGAGTTCTCACCAGCGTTCTTCAAGGTGGCCGACCCCACACGCCTCAGCAAGCACAAGAAGCATGAGCGGCTGGAGCCCCTGTACAACCGCTACGAGGAGCCCAACGCCTGGAGGATCTCTCGGGCCTTCAGGAAGCGCTGA
- the LOC124476015 gene encoding ATP-dependent RNA helicase DHX8-like isoform X2: MQPSANIKPTEPAKPKSKKDKMREMFPGLCKPDNPPPRSLLQIENDEKVAAEAMKELEMFMPSVSGSDSKVEDKRKRSRSRSRGRDGRSHRSWSRSRSRSGDRERDRRRKKKRGSRWSDRTPSPSRDRERERDRDVDRHVEDRWKDKHVDRPPPEEPSVGDIYNGKITSTMQFGCFVQLEGLRKRWEGLVHVSELRKEGRVANVADVVSRGQKVKIKVLSFTGTKTSLSMKDVDQETGEDLNPNRRRNMLPEGGEDTAMRNPDRPSEMNLGHVPEVEDDTVERKRLHKITDHEKWEIKQMIAANVLSKEEFPEFDEETGILPNIDDEEDEELEVELVEEEPPFLRGHTRQSINLSPVKIVKNPDGSLSQAAMMQSALAKERREVKQAQRMAEMDCIPTGLNKHWIDPLPDVEGRQIAANMRGIGMMPVDIPEWKKHAFGGNQASYGKKTELSILEQRAGLPIYKLKEQLVQAVHDNQILIVVGETGSGKTTQITQYLAEAGYTTRGKIGCTQPRRVAAMSVAKRVSEEYGCCLGQEVGYTIRFEDCTSPETVIKYMTHGMLQRECLIDPDMSQYALIMLDEAHERTIHTDVLFGLLKKTVLKRKDMKLIVSSATLDAVKFSQYFFEAPIFTIPGRTYPVEVLYCKEPETDYLDAGLITVMQIHLTEPPGDVLVFLTGQEEIDTACEILYDRMKSLGPEVPELIILPVYSALPSEMQTRIFDPTPAGSRKVIIATNIAETSLTIDGIYYVVDPGFVKQNVYNSKSGIDQLVVTPISQAQAKQRSGRAGRTGPGKCYRLYTERAYRDEMLTSNVPEIQRTDLASTVLSLKAMGINDLLSFDFMDAPPMETLITAMEQLYTLGALDDEGLLTRLGRRMAEFPLEPMLCKMLIMSVHLGCSEEMLTIVSMLSVQNVFYRPKDKQTMADQKKAKFFQPEGDHLTLLAVYNSWKNNKFSNPWCFENFVQARSLRRAQDIRKQMMGIMDRHKLDVVSCGKATVRVQKAICSGYFRNSAKKDPKEGYRTLIDQQVVYLHPASTLFNRQPEWLVYHELVLTTKEYMREVTTIDPRWLVEFSPAFFKVADPTRLSKHKKHERLEPLYNRYEEPNAWRISRAFRKR, translated from the exons ATGCAGCCATCCGCTAACATCAAAC CCACTGAGCCTGCCAAGCCGAAGAGTAAGAAGGATAAAATGAGGGAAATGTTCCCCGGATTGTGCAAGCCTGACAATCCTCCTCCAAGG AGCCTACTACAGATTGAAAATGATGAAAAAGTAGCAGCTGAAGCCATGAAGGAGTTGGAGATGTTTATGCCCAGTGTCAGCGGAAGTGACTCAAA GGTGGAAGACAAGCGCAAGCGGAGCAGAAGTCGGAGCCGAGGCAGAGATGGCAGAAGTCACCGTTCCTGGTCCCGCTCCCGATCTAGATCTGGAGACCGGGAAAGGGATCGGCGCCGCAAAAAGAAACGTGGGTCCCGCTGGAGTGACCGGACTCCCAGTCCGAGCAGAGAcagggagcgggagagagaccGAGACGTGGACAGACATGTTGAAGACCGCTGGAAGGACAAACATGTCGACCGACCACCTCCGGAGGAGCCTTCTGTGGGGGACATCTACAACGGCAAAATCACCAGCACCATGCAGTTTGGCTGCTTCGTGCAGCTGGAAGGCCTGAG GAAACGCTGGGAAGGACTGGTCCACGTTTCAGAGCTGCGGAAAGAGGGACGCGTAGCTAATGTGGCTGATGTGGTCAGCCGAGGTCAAAAGGTCAAAATTAAAGTGTTGTCCTTCACCGGCACCAAGACCAGCCTCAGTATGAAG GACGTTGACCAGGAAACTGGGGAGGATCTGAATCCcaacaggaggaggaacatgCTGCCTGAAGGCGGGGAGGACACAGCCATGAGGAACCCCGACCGCCCCTCCGAGATGAACCTGGGCCACGTCCCTGAGGTGGAGGACGACACCGTGGAACGCAAGAGGCTCCACAAGATCACAGACCATGAAAAGTGGGAGATCAAACAG ATGATCGCCGCTAACGTTCTCTCAAAAGAAGAGTTCCCCGAGTTCGATGAGGAAACTGGCATCCTGCCCAACATCGATGACGAAGAAG ATGAGGAACTGGAGGTTGAGCTGGTGGAGGAAGAGCCTCCATTCCTGAGAGGACACACCAGACAGAGTATAAACCTGAGCCCGGTCAAGATCGTCAAG AATCCAGACGGTTCATTGTCCCAGGCTGCGATGATGCAGAGTGCTCTGgctaaagagaggagggaggtgaagcaGGCCCAGCGCATGGCTGAGATGGACTGCATCCCCACAGGCCTCAACAAGCACTGGATCGACCCTCTGCCTGATG TTGAGGGGAGACAAATCGCAGCCAACATGAGAGGCATTGGCATGATGCCCGTCGACATCCCAGAGTGGAAGAAACATGCCTTTGGGGGCAACCAGGCTTCGTACGGAAAGAAGACAGAGCTGTCCATCCTGGAGCAGAGAGCCGGCCTGCCCATCTACAAGCTCAAGGAGCAGCTGGTCCAG GCTGTTCACGACAACCAGATCCTGATTGTGGTTGGAGAGACTGGTTCTGGAAAGACCACCCAGATCACTCAGTATCTGGCTGAGGCCGGCTACACAACACGGGGGAAGATCGGCTGCACTCAGCCCCGTCGTGTAGCGGCCATGTCGGTGGCCAAGAGAGTCTCTGAAGAGTATGGTTGCTGTCTGGGCCAGGAG GTGGGGTACACCATTCGATTTGAGGACTGCACCAGCCCCGAGACCGTCATCAAGTACATGACCCACGGCATGCTGCAGAGGGAGTGTCTCATCGACCCAGACATGAGTCAGTACGCTCTCATCATGCTGGACGAGGCCCACGAGAGGACCATCCACACTGACGTGCTCTTCGGCCTGCTGAAGAAG ACGGTGCTGAAGCGCAAAGACATGAAGCTCATCGTGTCCTCCGCCACCCTGGATGCCGTCAAGTTCTCCCAGTACTTCTTTGAGGCTCCCATCTTCACCATCCCTGGCAGAACCTACCCTGTGGAGGTCCTTTACTGCAAGGAGCCTGAGACAGACTACCTGGATGCAGGTCTCATCACCGTCATGCAGATCCACCTGACTGAGCCACCTG GCGATGTCCTGGTGTTCCTGACGGGTCAGGAAGAGATTGACACCGCCTGTGAGATCCTGTACGATAGGATGAAGTCGCTGGGGCCTGAAGTACCAGAGCTGATCATCCTACCTGTCTACTCAGCCCTGCCCAGTGAGATGCAGACCCGAATCTTTGACCCAACACCCGCTGGGAGCAGAAAG GTGATCATTGCCACTAACATTGCCGAGACGTCTCTGACCATTGACGGTATCTACTACGTGGTGGACCCTGGCTTTGTGAAGCAAAATGTGTACAACTCCAAGTCTGGCATTGATCAGCTGGTGGTGACCCCCATCTCACAG gCCCAGGCCAAGCAGAGATCAGGCAGAGCTGGGAGGACCGGTCCGGGGAAATGCTACAGGCTGTACACCGAGAGAGCCTACAGAGACGAGATGCTCACCTCCAACGTGCCTGAGATCCAGAGGACAGACCTGGCCAGCACTGTGCTCTCTCTCAAG GCTATGGGCATCAATGACCTGCTGTCGTTTGACTTCATGGACGCTCCTCCCATGGAGACCCTGATCACAGCCATGGAGCAGCTGTACACTCTGGGAGCTCTGGACGATGAGGGCTTACTCACACGCCTGGGGAGAAGG ATGGCTGAGTTTCCTCTGGAGCCCATGCTGTGTAAGATGCTGATCATGTCCGTCCACCTGGGCTGCAGTGAGGAGATGCTCACCATCGTCTCCATGCTGTCTGTGCAGAACGTCTTCTACAGGCCCAAG GACAAGCAGACCATGGCTGACCAGAAGAAGGCTAAGTTCTTCCAGCCCGAAGGAGACCATCTAACCCTGCTGGCGGTGTATAACTCCTGGAAGAACAACAAGTTCTCCAACCCCTGGTGCTTTGAGAACTTTGTCCAGGCCCGCTCCCTGCGCCGTGCTCAGGACATCCGCAAACAGATGATGGGCATCATGGACAG ACACAAGCTGGACGTAGTGTCTTGTGGGAAAGCTACTGTGCGGGTCCAGAAGGCCATCTGCAGTGGTTACTTCCGGAACTCTGCCAAGAAGGACCCCAAGGAGGGCTACCGTACCCTCATCGACCAGCAGGTGGTGTACCTCCACCCGGCCAGCACCCTGTTCAACCGACAGCCTGAGTG gctGGTGTACCACGAGCTGGTGCTGACCACCAAGGAGTACATGAGGGAGGTGACCACCATCGACCCTCGCTGGCTGGTGGAGTTCTCACCAGCGTTCTTCAAGGTGGCCGACCCCACACGCCTCAGCAAGCACAAGAAGCATGAGCGGCTGGAGCCCCTGTACAACCGCTACGAGGAGCCCAACGCCTGGAGGATCTCTCGGGCCTTCAGGAAGCGCTGA